The genomic segment aaataattatgattttgcttttttcactgtcataaataagttaaaaaaagaaaagaatagctTACTAGAATGTACTATAACCATTTCTAGCTGTTTTCTTGAACAGTAGCACATTTGGTGCAAGTTGAAGACATTCTGGGTATTGCTGTTTGTATTTTCTTGTCCTGTGTTTGCTTTGTTTGACTGTGGTTTCTTGTGAAAGTTTTGTCCTAATTTAACACAGCTTAGGGTTTTACTTTTCATAGCTATTTGCTACTTTCTTTCTGATATTTTGTTCGGTTTTTGCTTTGTTTCTTGCATGAAAATGTAAGTTCTTTTTccccattttctttttttgggccAAGGAGAGTGAGTGATGTGGTGGGCAGAGGGGCCAGTGGGGGGGTCTTTTGTTTAATTCTTTCCAAATTAATGTGAAGATAATGTTTGATAGAATCTTATTGGGAAGATAAAGTGTGTGAATCACATTCAGCAGAGTGGGAGAAAAGGTGAAGAAATTTAAGAGAGGATTTTGAAGGATGAATGATAGCTTAGCTAGAGAAATGAATGAGAGACAACCTCAAAGGCCTTGTGGTTGTGTGGGCATTTTCTTTCAGCTCTTTGATCGGAACCATAGATTTTCCAAGAAGCTGTTTCCAAAGAAACTGCTTTCACCAGGTTAGCTACTACTACATTCCACTCATTTTTAAAGCGGAATGGTTAATTTCTTGAAGGTGATTCTAGCTAGTGgcctaaattatttctttttttgtgctGCATTCTTATAGGTTGCTTGAAACAAGCTTCAAAAAAGTTTGGAGGGGATGAGAAGCAGCCAAAGCTTCATTTGGTACTCAATTCTTGAACTATACTCCCACATTTAgcattctttttcttctattgtctCAGATTTTAGCCTGACAggaaagtttttgtttttattgattttggttctTGTATGAACAATGTAGATTGCTGATGATAACAGTGGGGGTTTTCCAAATGCAAAGAATAATGGAAGGACCGATACACGTTGTGAAAGCAAGCAAGAAATGAAAGCTCCAAGTTTGGTTCCTAGGCTCATGTGTTTGGAATCGATGCCAGCAGGATCAGGCAGAAAGCCCCAAAAGGCTTCAGCTTCTGAAACTTCGAGCAATGTTGAAGACAAACTTGGTGCTTGACCTGGCGGATCTGATAATGAAGATATGGATTTTGAGATGGCCGAAATAAAGAGTTCAGAACCAGGTTTGCAAAGGTTTAGAGCTAAATATGCTCTCACTTATCCtactagttatttttctccttcgGAAGATGAAGCAGATTTAGTTGGGAAT from the Capsicum annuum cultivar UCD-10X-F1 unplaced genomic scaffold, UCD10Xv1.1 ctg81361, whole genome shotgun sequence genome contains:
- the LOC124895333 gene encoding uncharacterized protein LOC124895333, which codes for MNDSLAREMNERQPQRPCGCVGIFFQLFDRNHRFSKKLFPKKLLSPGCLKQASKKFGGDEKQPKLHLIADDNSGGFPNAKNNGRTDTRCESKQEMKAPSLVPRLMCLESMPAGSGRKPQKASASETSSNVEDKLGA